One Dermacentor andersoni chromosome 6, qqDerAnde1_hic_scaffold, whole genome shotgun sequence genomic window carries:
- the LOC126522493 gene encoding probable phosphorylase b kinase regulatory subunit alpha isoform X1, which translates to MRSRSNSGVRLDYYQRLLYRTILNHQDPVTGLIPSQKYENHAWVRDNVYCVLSVWALSMAYKKNAELDEDRAKTYELEQSCVKLMRGLLMAMMKQKDKVERFKESQSPADCLHAKYSSVTGSTCVSDAEWGHLQLDATSVYLLVLAQMTASGLQVVFSLDEVAFVQNLVFYIENAYCIPDYGIWERGDKTNHGLPELNASSVGAAKAALEAMNELDLFGGRGGPPSVIHVLPDEAQKCDAVLNSMLPRESSSKEVGAALLTVIGFPAFSVTDPELIETTRTAVIEKLQGHYGCKRFLRDGYKTAREDSRRLHYEPWELKAFDNIECEWPLFFCYMIIDACFRGDKGMVDEYSEKLERVMIRTEEGLRHVPEMYGVPADKVHLESEMPHSQARVPIGQVPYMWSQSLFILGRLLQEGFLAPGELDPLNRRLCSLKRPEVVVQVVLLAEDAYLQERLSAIYADIQTVSEVCPFEVQPARVLGELYSYLGRNCKLGLKGRPTKDVGLLATSKLYLLQDRLFVFSPQNLDSEEFHLVNDGDLFADTLCSNISVLQSHWNILGRPTMVVTLQQRQLVNGKVPLSLRQTVKKLSSGYVNGTRVCLGRLGDFVSTSCIASLDFLRDYEYGNPESLPTQVRDYLDREMRRTWLNRPGAIMHDPLRMGIPGARSRKSGVAGLVKRSRSITSRDGIDPEFNTFMSSYPTTTSITPRRRSLEEELPLRAMSELHLDHVAEWELLNTLRETDSLEEQGDILHYLSVHKGLNWDTGLGQPHSVVTVKDLFQDFYERTCQEHKWGLVRHFASCLGKRVEDLAKSVTDLLVRQKQVTVGMPAHQEEVITRPLSTKELRIIIARAHKNDQSTAMLTQELLAYLAMFIRTEPHLFREMLRLRVGLIIQVMAAELARATKCSPHDTADLLLNLSPFEMKSLLRNILSGQELAAVKSISAVSPGSFAAKCSIVDTFVHGDVEDDSRVSGRQGQWLRRRRLDGALNRVPVDFYSGVWHVLERCPGVWAGGQCLQQTLTREMTPGELKFALRVEEMLNKVPEPEYRQLLVEALMVLSLVVKSEAVASFSMPIDVEAIVQRAHALFLEDQRFCRGNSTLCCTGSTPIVACCRTAGLCQHFLDSAPSGCFGTMTYLVRSVAYTLHDLPQSVLECPVS; encoded by the exons ATGAGGAGCAGGAGCAACTCTGGCGTCCGGCTGGACTACTATCAGCGCCTGCTGTACCGCACCATCCTGAACCACCAGGATCCGGTCACTGGCCTGATCCCATCCCAGAAGTATGAGAACCATGCATGGGTGCGTGACAACGTCTACTGTGTGCTGTCGGTCTGGGCACTGTCCATGGCCTACAAGAAGAATGCAGAGCTTGACGAAGATCGTGCCAAGACGTACGAGCTGGAGCAAAGCTGCGTCAAGCTTATGCGCGGTCTGCTCATGGCCATGATGAAGCAAAAGGACAAAGTCGAGCGCTTCAAGGAGAGCCAGAGCCCTGCGGACTGCCTCCATGCCAAGTACAGCTCCGTGACGGGGAGCACCTGTGTCAGTGATGCTGAGTGGGGTCATCTGCAGCTTGACGCTACTTCTGTGTACCTTCTGGTGCTAGCGCAGATGACTGCATCGGGCCTCCAGGTTGTGTTCAGCCTCGACGAGGTGGCATTTGTGCAGAACCTCGTGTTTTACATAGAGAACGCTTACTGCATTCCAGATTATGGCATATGGGAACGCGGCGACAAGACCAACCACGGACTTCCAGAGCTCAATGCCAGCTCTGTGGGTGCTGCCAAGGCTGCATTGGAGGCCATGAATGAGCTGGACTTGTTCGGCGGCAGAGGCGGACCACCTTCAGTCATCCACGTGCTTCCAGACGAAGCCCAGAAGTGTGATGCAGTGCTCAACTCGATGTTGCCACGGGAGTCTAGCTCAAAGGAAGTGGGTGCGGCATTGCTAACAGTGATTGGTTTCCCAGCATTCTCAGTCACAGACCCGGAACTGATTGAAACAACACGAACAGCTGTCATTGAAAAGCTTCAGGGCCATTACGGCTGTAAGAGGTTCCTGCGGGACGGCTACAAGACTGCAAGAGAGGATTCTCGAAGGTTGCACTATGAACCTTGGGAACTGAAGGCATTTGACAACATCGAGTGCGAATGGCCTCTCTTCTTCTGCTACATGATCATAGATGCTTGCTTTAGGGGTGATAAGGGCATGGTGGACGAGTATTCTGAAAAATTGGAACGAGTTATGATAAGGACAGAGGAAGGTCTCAGGCATGTACCCGAAATGTATGGTGTACCTGCAGACAAAGTGCATCTGGAATCTGAGATGCCCCACAGTCAGGCCAGGGTGCCGATTGGGCAGGTTCCTTACATGTGGTCGCAGTCTCTGTTCATACTGGGCCGTCTTTTGCAGGAAGGCTTCCTTGCGCCTGGTGAGTTGGACCCACTGAATCGTCGCCTGTGCTCCCTGAAGCGGCCCGAAGTAGTAGTCCAGGTGGTATTGTTGGCTGAAGATGCGTACCTCCAGGAAAGGCTCTCAGCTATCTATGCAGACATTCAGACAGTCAGTGAGGTGTGCCCTTTTGAAGTGCAGCCAGCTCGAGTGTTGGGGGAGCTTTATTCCTACCTAGGCCGAAACTGCAAGCTTGGTCTTAAGGGCCGTCCAACCAAAGATGTGGGCCTGTTGGCAACAAGCAAGCTCTATCTGCTCCAGGACCGACTATTTGTCTTCTCACCACAGAACTTGGACAGCGAAGAGTTTCACTTGGTGAATGATGGAGACCTCTTTGCAGACACGCTGTGCTCGAACATTTCTGTACTGCAGTCACACTGGAACATTCTCGGGCGACCAACGATGGTTGTGACACTTCAGCAAAGACAGCTGGTGAATGGGAAGGTTCCACTTAGCTTGCGCCAGACAGTTAAGAAGTTGTCCAGCGGCTACGTCAATGGCACGAGAGTTTGCTTAGGCAGGCTTGGCGATTTTGTCAGCACTTCCTGCATTGCCAGTCTAGACTTCTTGAGAGATTATGAATATGGGAATCCAGAAAGCCTGCCGACACAAGTGCGGGACTACCTAGACCGGGAAATGCGGCGCACATGGCTGAATCGTCCCGGGGCCATCATGCATGACCCTTTGCGAATGGGCATCCCAGGCGCTCGCTCTCGAAAATCTGGCGTCGCTGGTCTCGTGAAACGCTCACGCTCGATCACCAGTCGAGATGGTATTGACCCCGAGTTCAACACGTTCATGTCGTCATATCCAACCACCACTTCCATCACACCCCGTCGCAGGTCCCTCGAAGAAGAGCTGCCACTCCGGGCAATGTCGGAGTTGCACCTTGACCACGTTGCTGAGTGGGAGTTGTTGAACACACTACGTGAGACTGATTCTCTCGAGGAGCAAGGGGACATTCTTCACTACCTTTCTGTTCACAAGGGCCTCAACTGGGACACAGGACTGGGCCAGCCACACTCGGTGGTCACAGTTAAGGACCTCTTTCAGGACTTCTACGAACGCACCTGCCAAGAGCACAAGTGGGGGCTGGTGCGGCACTTCGCAAGCTGCCTCGGGAAGCGGGTTGAGGACCTGGCCAAGTCGGTGACAGATCTCCTGGTGCGCCAGAAGCAGGTGACGGTTGGCATGCCTGCACACCAAGAGGAGGTCATCACTCGGCCATTGTCAACCAAGGAGCTACGAATCATCATCGCGCGTGCTCACAAGAATGACCAGAGCACGGCCATGCTGACACAGGAGCTGCTTGCCTACCTGGCCATGTTCATACGAACAGAACCCCACCTGTTCCGTGAGATGCTGCGCTTGCGTGTCGGCCTCATCATTCAGGTCATGGCTGCTGAGCTGGCACGTGCAACAAAGTGTTCGCCGCATGACACAGCCGACCTCCTCCTCAACCTCAGTCCCTTCGAGATGAAGTCGCTGCTGCGGAACATCTTGAGTGGCCAAGAGCTAGCTGCTGTCAAGAGCATATCGGCAGTTAGCCCAGGAAGCTTCGCTGCCAAGTGCAGTATCGTGGATACCTTTGTCCATGGAGACGTAGAAGATGACTCACGG GTGTCTGGCCGCCAGGGGCAATGGCTACGCCGCCGGCGCCTCGACGGTGCCCTTAACCGCGTGCCCGTCGACTTCTACTCTGGCGTCTGGCATGTGCTGGAGCGTTGTCCTGGCGTCTGGGCCGGTGGCCAGTGCCTTCAGCAAACGCTCACCAGGGAGATGACTCCCGGGGAACTCAAGTTTGCGCTCCGCGTCGAAGAAATGCTGAACAAGGTTCCTGAGCCCGAGTACAGGCAGCTGCTTGTGGAAGCCCTCATGGTGCTGAGCCTGGTTGTCAAAAGCGAAGCCGTGGCAAGCTTCAGCATGCCCATCGACGTCGAGGCCATTGTCCAGAGGGCGCACGCCCTGTTTCTTGAGGACCAACGCTTTTGCCGAGGGAACTCGACGCTCTGCTGTACGGGGAGCACGCCCATTGTTGCCTGCTGTCGGACAGCGGGGCTCTGCCAACATTTCCTTGATAGTGCACCCAGCGGCTGTTTTGGCACCATGACATACTTGGTTCGCTCGGTGGCCTACACACTCCACGACCTCCCGCAGTCGGTCCTCGAGTGTCCGGTTTCGTGA
- the LOC126522493 gene encoding probable phosphorylase b kinase regulatory subunit alpha isoform X2, with amino-acid sequence MRSRSNSGVRLDYYQRLLYRTILNHQDPVTGLIPSQKYENHAWVRDNVYCVLSVWALSMAYKKNAELDEDRAKTYELEQSCVKLMRGLLMAMMKQKDKVERFKESQSPADCLHAKYSSVTGSTCVSDAEWGHLQLDATSVYLLVLAQMTASGLQVVFSLDEVAFVQNLVFYIENAYCIPDYGIWERGDKTNHGLPELNASSVGAAKAALEAMNELDLFGGRGGPPSVIHVLPDEAQKCDAVLNSMLPRESSSKEVGAALLTVIGFPAFSVTDPELIETTRTAVIEKLQGHYGCKRFLRDGYKTAREDSRRLHYEPWELKAFDNIECEWPLFFCYMIIDACFRGDKGMVDEYSEKLERVMIRTEEGLRHVPEMYGVPADKVHLESEMPHSQARVPIGQVPYMWSQSLFILGRLLQEGFLAPGELDPLNRRLCSLKRPEVVVQVVLLAEDAYLQERLSAIYADIQTVSEVCPFEVQPARVLGELYSYLGRNCKLGLKGRPTKDVGLLATSKLYLLQDRLFVFSPQNLDSEEFHLVNDGDLFADTLCSNISVLQSHWNILGRPTMVVTLQQRQLVNGKVPLSLRQTVKKLSSGYVNGTRVCLGRLGDFVSTSCIASLDFLRDYEYGNPESLPTQVRDYLDREMRRTWLNRPGAIMHDPLRMGIPGARSRKSGVAGLVKRSRSITSRDGIDPEFNTFMSSYPTTTSITPRRRSLEEELPLRAMSELHLDHVAEWELLNTLRETDSLEEQGDILHYLSVHKGLNWDTGLGQPHSVVTVKDLFQDFYERTCQEHKWGLVRHFASCLGKRVEDLAKSVTDLLVRQKQVTVGMPAHQEEVITRPLSTKELRIIIARAHKNDQSTAMLTQELLAYLAMFIRTEPHLFREMLRLRVGLIIQVMAAELARATKCSPHDTADLLLNLSPFEMKSLLRNILSGQELAAVKSISAVSPGSFAAKCSIVDTFVHGDVEDDSRMELLPIVTPAMRQAWLSSASCNVLSQRTHCGTPWWLQYLHYIADCSYRQL; translated from the exons ATGAGGAGCAGGAGCAACTCTGGCGTCCGGCTGGACTACTATCAGCGCCTGCTGTACCGCACCATCCTGAACCACCAGGATCCGGTCACTGGCCTGATCCCATCCCAGAAGTATGAGAACCATGCATGGGTGCGTGACAACGTCTACTGTGTGCTGTCGGTCTGGGCACTGTCCATGGCCTACAAGAAGAATGCAGAGCTTGACGAAGATCGTGCCAAGACGTACGAGCTGGAGCAAAGCTGCGTCAAGCTTATGCGCGGTCTGCTCATGGCCATGATGAAGCAAAAGGACAAAGTCGAGCGCTTCAAGGAGAGCCAGAGCCCTGCGGACTGCCTCCATGCCAAGTACAGCTCCGTGACGGGGAGCACCTGTGTCAGTGATGCTGAGTGGGGTCATCTGCAGCTTGACGCTACTTCTGTGTACCTTCTGGTGCTAGCGCAGATGACTGCATCGGGCCTCCAGGTTGTGTTCAGCCTCGACGAGGTGGCATTTGTGCAGAACCTCGTGTTTTACATAGAGAACGCTTACTGCATTCCAGATTATGGCATATGGGAACGCGGCGACAAGACCAACCACGGACTTCCAGAGCTCAATGCCAGCTCTGTGGGTGCTGCCAAGGCTGCATTGGAGGCCATGAATGAGCTGGACTTGTTCGGCGGCAGAGGCGGACCACCTTCAGTCATCCACGTGCTTCCAGACGAAGCCCAGAAGTGTGATGCAGTGCTCAACTCGATGTTGCCACGGGAGTCTAGCTCAAAGGAAGTGGGTGCGGCATTGCTAACAGTGATTGGTTTCCCAGCATTCTCAGTCACAGACCCGGAACTGATTGAAACAACACGAACAGCTGTCATTGAAAAGCTTCAGGGCCATTACGGCTGTAAGAGGTTCCTGCGGGACGGCTACAAGACTGCAAGAGAGGATTCTCGAAGGTTGCACTATGAACCTTGGGAACTGAAGGCATTTGACAACATCGAGTGCGAATGGCCTCTCTTCTTCTGCTACATGATCATAGATGCTTGCTTTAGGGGTGATAAGGGCATGGTGGACGAGTATTCTGAAAAATTGGAACGAGTTATGATAAGGACAGAGGAAGGTCTCAGGCATGTACCCGAAATGTATGGTGTACCTGCAGACAAAGTGCATCTGGAATCTGAGATGCCCCACAGTCAGGCCAGGGTGCCGATTGGGCAGGTTCCTTACATGTGGTCGCAGTCTCTGTTCATACTGGGCCGTCTTTTGCAGGAAGGCTTCCTTGCGCCTGGTGAGTTGGACCCACTGAATCGTCGCCTGTGCTCCCTGAAGCGGCCCGAAGTAGTAGTCCAGGTGGTATTGTTGGCTGAAGATGCGTACCTCCAGGAAAGGCTCTCAGCTATCTATGCAGACATTCAGACAGTCAGTGAGGTGTGCCCTTTTGAAGTGCAGCCAGCTCGAGTGTTGGGGGAGCTTTATTCCTACCTAGGCCGAAACTGCAAGCTTGGTCTTAAGGGCCGTCCAACCAAAGATGTGGGCCTGTTGGCAACAAGCAAGCTCTATCTGCTCCAGGACCGACTATTTGTCTTCTCACCACAGAACTTGGACAGCGAAGAGTTTCACTTGGTGAATGATGGAGACCTCTTTGCAGACACGCTGTGCTCGAACATTTCTGTACTGCAGTCACACTGGAACATTCTCGGGCGACCAACGATGGTTGTGACACTTCAGCAAAGACAGCTGGTGAATGGGAAGGTTCCACTTAGCTTGCGCCAGACAGTTAAGAAGTTGTCCAGCGGCTACGTCAATGGCACGAGAGTTTGCTTAGGCAGGCTTGGCGATTTTGTCAGCACTTCCTGCATTGCCAGTCTAGACTTCTTGAGAGATTATGAATATGGGAATCCAGAAAGCCTGCCGACACAAGTGCGGGACTACCTAGACCGGGAAATGCGGCGCACATGGCTGAATCGTCCCGGGGCCATCATGCATGACCCTTTGCGAATGGGCATCCCAGGCGCTCGCTCTCGAAAATCTGGCGTCGCTGGTCTCGTGAAACGCTCACGCTCGATCACCAGTCGAGATGGTATTGACCCCGAGTTCAACACGTTCATGTCGTCATATCCAACCACCACTTCCATCACACCCCGTCGCAGGTCCCTCGAAGAAGAGCTGCCACTCCGGGCAATGTCGGAGTTGCACCTTGACCACGTTGCTGAGTGGGAGTTGTTGAACACACTACGTGAGACTGATTCTCTCGAGGAGCAAGGGGACATTCTTCACTACCTTTCTGTTCACAAGGGCCTCAACTGGGACACAGGACTGGGCCAGCCACACTCGGTGGTCACAGTTAAGGACCTCTTTCAGGACTTCTACGAACGCACCTGCCAAGAGCACAAGTGGGGGCTGGTGCGGCACTTCGCAAGCTGCCTCGGGAAGCGGGTTGAGGACCTGGCCAAGTCGGTGACAGATCTCCTGGTGCGCCAGAAGCAGGTGACGGTTGGCATGCCTGCACACCAAGAGGAGGTCATCACTCGGCCATTGTCAACCAAGGAGCTACGAATCATCATCGCGCGTGCTCACAAGAATGACCAGAGCACGGCCATGCTGACACAGGAGCTGCTTGCCTACCTGGCCATGTTCATACGAACAGAACCCCACCTGTTCCGTGAGATGCTGCGCTTGCGTGTCGGCCTCATCATTCAGGTCATGGCTGCTGAGCTGGCACGTGCAACAAAGTGTTCGCCGCATGACACAGCCGACCTCCTCCTCAACCTCAGTCCCTTCGAGATGAAGTCGCTGCTGCGGAACATCTTGAGTGGCCAAGAGCTAGCTGCTGTCAAGAGCATATCGGCAGTTAGCCCAGGAAGCTTCGCTGCCAAGTGCAGTATCGTGGATACCTTTGTCCATGGAGACGTAGAAGATGACTCACGG ATGGAACTACTTCCAATTGTGACACCTGCAATGCGCCAAGCATGGTTGTCCTCGGCAAGCTGCAATGTGCTCAGCCAGCGGACTCATTGTGGCACCCCATGGTGGCTGCAGTATCTGCACTAcatagcagactgcagctacagACAACTGTAG